Part of the Syntrophorhabdales bacterium genome, ACAACCATATCTGCTTCGGGGAGTCAAGAGGTCGTCCTTCAGCTTCCACGCGTTTGCCTACAAAAATGCTTGACAAGCTTTAAACAACAGTTGTATAAGACAACTATATAGTTGTATGGAGCAACTGTTAAGGAGAAGGCCGCTCTGAACACGCAAAGGAGGGTACCATGTTTGAAATAATGATCGACACAGGTGGAACGTTCACGGATGGCGTTCTGATCGACGACAAGCAGAACATAAGTGTGGCCAAGGCTGAGACCCAGCCTGCGGATCCGGCAAGGAGTATACTTAACTGTATCACACGCCTTGCAGAGGAGCGCGCGATGACGCTGGAGGAGCTGCTCCGCAGCACGTCATCGGTAACAATAGGCACAACGCTTCCCACCAATTGCATCCTGGAAGGCAAAGGCGCCAAGTGCTGCCTCATCCACACCAAGGGGTTCAGAGATGTGTTCGAGCTCGGGCGCACCATACCCAAGACGGATATTTATAACTTGAAAGTGCCGATGCCGAAAGTCCTGATCCCCAGATACTTGCGCTTCGGGGTTGATGAGCGCGTTCAATATGACGGGACAGTTGTGAAACCGCTCAAGGAAAGCGACGTGCGTAAAGCAGTAAAGCAGGCAAAGGCCCAGGGTGTGGAAGTGCCAGTCGTATGCTTCCTGCACTCGTACGTAAACCCGATCCACGAGGAACAGGCAGCCGAAATCATAAAGGCAGATTACCCGAACGTAGTCGTCTCCTCGCGTATCTTAAGGCGCTGGATCGAATACGACCGCGCGAGTACGGCAACCTACGCAGCGTACGTCAAACCGCTGCTCAGCCGGTTCGTGCAGAACCTGAAAGAACAGTTG contains:
- a CDS encoding hydantoinase/oxoprolinase family protein, with product MFEIMIDTGGTFTDGVLIDDKQNISVAKAETQPADPARSILNCITRLAEERAMTLEELLRSTSSVTIGTTLPTNCILEGKGAKCCLIHTKGFRDVFELGRTIPKTDIYNLKVPMPKVLIPRYLRFGVDERVQYDGTVVKPLKESDVRKAVKQAKAQGVEVPVVCFLHSYVNPIHEEQAAEIIKADYPNVVVSSRILRRWIEYDRASTATYAAYVKPLLSRFVQNLKEQLKEAKFKGALLLSTGLGDVTTADLALENPGTVIGSGLATGALCGRFLAELCGFDNVVTYDMGGTSLDIGVLQNRTIATT